In Bradyrhizobium erythrophlei, a single genomic region encodes these proteins:
- a CDS encoding c-type cytochrome, which translates to MLFGFIPVVVFGAERPDWAFPEADKVQPPSLASESEPKPPPGSTKSYTRKQIDDLSNPPDWYPDMHPPMPPVVAHGAKTFACGSCHLPTGTGHDESAYLAALPVPYFVQQMVDFKSGARKGFGVMPTIAEALSDEEVQSAAAYFASLQARPWLRVVETDTVPKTYVAPGNIRLNLPDGGAEPIGSRIVELPEDEKAALNRDPKSGFVAYVPMGSVARGEALVATGDGKTTKCAICHGETLKGLGVAPPIAGRHANYIVRQLYFFQDGSRSGPSAALMHGVVQKLSVDDMVAIAAYLASLEP; encoded by the coding sequence TTGCTGTTCGGCTTTATTCCCGTCGTAGTTTTTGGGGCCGAGCGCCCCGATTGGGCGTTCCCCGAGGCCGATAAGGTCCAACCGCCATCGCTGGCAAGCGAGAGCGAGCCGAAGCCTCCGCCCGGCAGCACCAAGTCTTACACACGCAAACAAATTGACGATTTGTCCAACCCGCCGGATTGGTATCCCGACATGCATCCGCCGATGCCACCGGTCGTAGCCCACGGCGCTAAAACCTTTGCATGCGGCTCCTGCCATCTGCCTACCGGGACCGGTCACGATGAATCGGCATATCTCGCCGCGCTTCCTGTGCCCTACTTTGTCCAGCAGATGGTCGATTTCAAGAGTGGCGCAAGGAAAGGGTTCGGCGTGATGCCGACGATTGCCGAGGCCCTCTCCGATGAGGAGGTTCAATCCGCTGCCGCATATTTTGCCTCGCTCCAGGCCCGGCCTTGGCTCCGTGTGGTCGAGACCGACACGGTTCCGAAGACTTACGTTGCACCTGGCAACATTCGGCTAAATCTCCCTGACGGGGGCGCGGAACCCATTGGGAGCCGGATCGTGGAATTGCCTGAGGACGAAAAGGCCGCGCTCAATCGCGATCCGAAATCCGGATTCGTCGCCTACGTACCGATGGGGAGCGTCGCCAGAGGAGAAGCGCTGGTCGCAACTGGTGACGGCAAGACAACCAAATGTGCAATCTGCCACGGTGAGACACTGAAGGGTCTTGGCGTTGCGCCCCCCATCGCGGGCCGCCACGCAAATTACATCGTTCGCCAACTCTACTTTTTCCAGGACGGCAGCCGCTCGGGACCGTCGGCGGCGCTGATGCATGGCGTCGTACAGAAACTGAGCGTCGACGATATGGTGGCAATCGCGGCATACCTCGCCTCCCTCGAGCCATAG
- a CDS encoding helix-turn-helix domain-containing protein: protein MDRSNSSRSPHFPYGRSLAEKLGLEDAPAIVTRSLGQAEIAVTDIHVLKPSGTLSAALPRFDAYMVTLVMNDAAKNCYWECDRHVSSAPLRAGQILISDMRREPRVLVDRPYHSTLFYLPKMAIDVLTDQAEMPRIDELQYEPGVGISDETIKHLGLSLMPAFRAPEQANRLFLDYVMLAFASHTAEKYGGICTLSKPLKGGLAPWQERLSKELIANNLAGAISLSEISKMCGLSVGHFSRAFRKSTGLAPHAWLLQVRVDTAKVMLRDRDASLSAIAQSCGFVDRSHFTRVFTRRVGLSPRAWSKLVY from the coding sequence ATGGACAGATCCAACTCTTCGCGCAGCCCGCACTTTCCTTACGGTCGCAGCCTAGCGGAAAAACTAGGCCTAGAGGACGCGCCCGCCATCGTGACGCGATCGTTGGGACAGGCTGAGATCGCGGTAACCGACATCCATGTGCTCAAGCCATCAGGGACGCTATCGGCTGCATTGCCTCGCTTTGACGCCTATATGGTCACTTTGGTCATGAATGACGCCGCTAAGAATTGCTATTGGGAATGCGACCGTCATGTTTCATCCGCACCTCTCCGGGCAGGCCAAATCCTGATCAGCGATATGAGGCGCGAGCCGCGCGTGTTAGTTGATAGACCTTACCATTCCACTCTCTTCTATTTACCCAAAATGGCGATCGACGTTCTGACGGATCAGGCGGAGATGCCGCGCATAGACGAACTTCAGTACGAGCCTGGTGTGGGGATCTCGGACGAGACAATCAAACATTTGGGCTTATCCCTGATGCCAGCGTTTCGCGCTCCTGAGCAAGCCAATCGACTATTCTTGGATTACGTGATGCTGGCATTCGCAAGTCATACAGCAGAAAAATACGGCGGAATCTGCACGCTTTCAAAGCCGCTCAAGGGCGGGCTCGCGCCATGGCAGGAAAGATTGTCGAAGGAATTGATTGCTAACAATCTGGCTGGCGCGATATCGCTGAGTGAAATCTCTAAAATGTGCGGGCTGTCGGTCGGCCACTTCTCGCGGGCATTCCGCAAATCAACCGGCCTCGCTCCGCACGCGTGGCTGCTCCAGGTGCGGGTCGATACGGCGAAGGTGATGCTTCGGGATCGAGATGCATCGCTGTCCGCGATTGCTCAAAGTTGCGGTTTCGTCGACAGAAGCCACTTCACACGAGTATTTACCCGACGCGTCGGCTTAAGTCCTCGCGCCTGGAGCAAGTTAGTTTATTAA
- a CDS encoding thiamine pyrophosphate-binding protein yields MSKTVSELLVGVLEQIGVTQIFGLIGDSLNPLADAVRRSKIEWVGVRHEEGAALAAAGQAKLTGRLGVCAGTTGPGSTHLVAGLYEASRDHAPVLALSGDMPRAMQGTDFIQTTAPDLLFRDVSLYTETISSPAQAAAVIHQAIAAAYSGPGVAHLTLPQDVLSARTAGAASSVATLKPRSEVTPSETDVADIARRIDKADSVVIMCGGGCRGAADLLGELSNRLKAPLIHSVRGKELMAYEDPRWMGGLGMIGTKAVYHAVQRCDLLLMVGTDYPYSNFLPDKGAVIQIDERAQVLGRRTPTELGVVGSAKPTLKLLLDRVAAKSDASFFDKVTHERQRWDDMLNKQADLERSKDRIHPQAVARAVSDAARRDAIFVLDTGLNTLWSANWIRQSGSQRIVGSFNNAAVGTALGQANGIQVLDRSRQVIALVGDGGFNMLMGEFMTSVHHKLPVKVIIYNNSALGLITLEAESVGIVPFREAIEFPNPDFAALARACGGHGFTARKPRDLMGAITEALTVDGPAIVDAVVAADEMPNMPHVEPEQAGHYAIAKIKEAVLAVTGG; encoded by the coding sequence ATGTCGAAGACAGTGTCGGAGCTTCTGGTCGGAGTACTTGAACAGATCGGTGTAACGCAGATTTTCGGTTTGATCGGCGATTCCCTCAATCCTCTGGCGGATGCGGTTCGCAGAAGCAAGATCGAGTGGGTCGGCGTCAGGCACGAAGAAGGCGCGGCGTTGGCCGCAGCCGGACAAGCGAAGCTGACCGGACGGCTCGGCGTCTGCGCGGGCACGACCGGTCCGGGCAGCACACATCTGGTGGCGGGGCTCTACGAGGCGAGCCGCGATCACGCGCCTGTCCTTGCGCTGTCCGGTGACATGCCGCGGGCGATGCAGGGCACCGACTTCATCCAGACCACCGCGCCGGATCTCCTGTTTCGGGATGTCTCGCTTTATACCGAAACAATTTCGTCGCCGGCGCAAGCAGCGGCTGTGATTCATCAGGCCATCGCCGCCGCCTATTCGGGTCCCGGCGTTGCGCATCTGACGCTTCCGCAGGACGTGCTTTCCGCGAGGACGGCCGGCGCGGCCTCTAGCGTGGCGACCTTAAAGCCGCGCAGCGAAGTAACCCCAAGCGAAACAGACGTCGCCGACATCGCCCGGCGGATCGACAAGGCTGACAGCGTGGTGATCATGTGCGGCGGGGGTTGCCGCGGCGCGGCTGATCTCCTGGGAGAGCTTTCGAACCGTCTCAAGGCGCCCTTGATTCATTCAGTGCGCGGCAAGGAGTTGATGGCTTATGAAGATCCGCGCTGGATGGGCGGCCTCGGCATGATCGGTACCAAGGCAGTCTATCACGCCGTACAGCGCTGCGACCTTCTGCTGATGGTTGGTACCGACTATCCCTACTCCAATTTCCTGCCCGACAAGGGTGCCGTGATCCAGATCGATGAACGTGCGCAAGTGCTGGGGCGCCGCACGCCGACCGAACTCGGTGTTGTAGGCTCGGCTAAGCCCACTTTGAAGCTGCTGCTGGATCGTGTTGCGGCGAAGAGCGACGCCAGCTTCTTTGACAAGGTCACCCACGAACGTCAGCGGTGGGACGATATGCTGAACAAGCAGGCCGACCTCGAGCGGAGCAAGGACCGTATTCATCCGCAAGCGGTCGCGCGCGCGGTCAGCGACGCCGCCCGCCGCGACGCCATATTTGTTCTGGACACCGGGTTGAATACCCTATGGTCCGCGAACTGGATCCGGCAGAGCGGATCGCAACGCATCGTCGGCTCCTTCAACAACGCCGCCGTCGGTACGGCTCTTGGACAGGCCAACGGGATCCAGGTGCTCGACCGCTCGCGCCAGGTGATCGCACTTGTCGGCGACGGCGGCTTCAACATGCTGATGGGCGAGTTCATGACCTCCGTGCATCACAAGCTGCCGGTGAAGGTCATCATCTACAATAACTCTGCGCTGGGCCTGATCACGCTGGAAGCCGAGAGTGTCGGCATCGTGCCATTTCGCGAGGCCATTGAATTTCCCAACCCCGATTTTGCGGCGCTGGCGCGCGCCTGTGGCGGCCACGGCTTTACGGCGCGAAAGCCGCGTGACCTGATGGGCGCTATCACCGAGGCACTTACCGTCGATGGTCCCGCGATCGTAGATGCGGTCGTTGCCGCCGACGAAATGCCGAACATGCCGCACGTCGAACCCGAGCAGGCTGGGCACTATGCTATCGCGAAGATCAAGGAAGCAGTACTTGCCGTAACCGGCGGCTAA
- a CDS encoding ATP-binding protein, with translation MLDLANSCTNDVVTFGPFRLFAAERLLKKNDESLPIDGRAFDLLIALVERPGETLTHKQLMAQVWTGVTVEEANLRVHIAAIRKVLGDGRNGARYITNVAGRGYCFVAPTHRQLKQSTTASSPSVKKRTLPPKLRRMIGRDENIDALQSMIVTKRFVSIVGPGGIGKTTLVIAVAHAMMNEFDDTICFVDLSSLKDGALVIPAVASAVGYHAQTQGSLAGLLTFLTERRILLVLDSCEHVVDAVAPLVDSLFQTAPFVHIIATSREPLQVSGEHLYWLPPLGFPLNEATSGDLLVFPALQLFMERAAAGGYDADIGDDDARIVANVCRQLDGVPLAIELIAGHASQYGIRGVSELISDRLALFWLGRRKASRHQTLRATLDWSYDLLSEDEKKVLCRLSLFVDPFTLQAAQAVAAESNEPTSAFINIITKLVDKSLLMASPGGDKSLYRLLDTTRNYAALKLAERNEECTIARRHALYFSEHPLVTPHGFLQSQCSSNHSPLLGDVRAALQWSFSPSGDASIGVTLGAGAAPLFLNSSMLSECQQWCQKAISALGESDRGTQRELTLQASLAMSSMFAQGDSREVAGALERGISLAEALRETEQLMHLLAGRNLLRMRAGDFAGALAAAVQYSAAAAEFGGPREKVVGEWMLGGSHHLLGNQAEAQQHYERGFERAAATALGRSQYFGFDHELWARVGLSRALWLRGFPCRAAEFSQSGIEFARREGNPVTLSICLIYGAEIFLWRGDEHVAAALIDELIAGAEKHSLVPYHACGLVRLGELLVARGETSAGIAHLRRARSILAAERNYILFPAISRALAEGLLREGEPEEALDLIEDAVTKAERGSGTFELPDLLRTSAKTLLALSPQHWTAAEKSLMTSINLARKQSSPGWELRSAILLFRLWTDQGRADAARDMLADIYGRYTEGFETADLRAARALLSTSASDQVRLHRSGCRAS, from the coding sequence ATGCTTGATCTCGCCAACTCATGCACGAATGACGTCGTCACCTTCGGTCCTTTCAGGCTGTTCGCGGCTGAGAGGTTATTAAAAAAAAACGACGAGTCACTTCCGATTGACGGTCGAGCATTTGATCTCCTGATCGCGCTGGTGGAGCGGCCTGGCGAGACCCTCACTCATAAGCAGCTCATGGCGCAGGTCTGGACCGGCGTTACCGTGGAGGAAGCCAATCTTCGCGTCCATATAGCGGCTATTCGCAAGGTGCTCGGAGACGGCCGGAATGGCGCACGATACATCACTAACGTCGCCGGCCGAGGTTATTGCTTTGTTGCACCAACTCACCGGCAACTAAAGCAAAGCACGACGGCCTCCTCGCCATCAGTTAAGAAGCGGACGCTGCCTCCGAAGTTGCGACGAATGATTGGCCGTGACGAGAACATCGATGCCTTGCAGTCGATGATCGTCACCAAGCGATTCGTAAGCATCGTTGGCCCTGGTGGTATAGGCAAGACGACTCTGGTCATCGCCGTCGCACACGCGATGATGAACGAATTTGATGATACAATCTGTTTCGTAGACCTTTCGTCTCTCAAGGACGGTGCACTTGTTATTCCGGCTGTCGCGAGTGCAGTCGGATATCATGCTCAGACACAGGGCTCACTCGCGGGGCTGCTGACGTTCCTTACCGAACGGCGAATACTTCTTGTTCTTGATAGCTGCGAGCATGTTGTCGATGCCGTCGCACCTTTGGTCGACTCTCTCTTCCAAACCGCACCCTTCGTGCACATCATCGCAACAAGTCGCGAACCGCTGCAGGTTTCTGGCGAGCACCTCTATTGGCTCCCACCGCTTGGATTTCCGCTGAATGAGGCTACCAGTGGCGATCTACTTGTCTTTCCGGCGCTACAACTCTTCATGGAGCGCGCGGCCGCTGGCGGTTACGACGCGGATATTGGAGATGACGACGCACGCATAGTCGCAAACGTTTGCCGTCAACTCGATGGCGTTCCGTTGGCGATCGAGTTGATAGCCGGCCACGCAAGTCAATATGGTATTCGAGGAGTGTCCGAACTGATTAGTGATCGATTGGCGCTGTTTTGGCTCGGTCGGCGTAAGGCGTCTCGGCATCAGACATTGCGAGCAACTCTTGATTGGAGCTACGATCTCTTATCAGAGGACGAAAAGAAGGTTCTTTGCAGGCTGTCGCTCTTTGTTGACCCCTTCACTCTGCAAGCCGCCCAAGCGGTGGCGGCCGAATCGAATGAGCCTACGTCGGCGTTTATCAACATAATCACAAAGCTGGTCGACAAGTCGCTTCTAATGGCTTCCCCAGGTGGCGACAAAAGCCTGTACCGCCTCCTGGATACGACGCGAAACTACGCTGCTCTGAAACTGGCTGAACGAAACGAAGAATGTACGATAGCAAGACGACACGCCCTCTATTTTTCAGAGCATCCGCTCGTAACCCCTCATGGTTTCCTCCAAAGCCAATGCAGCTCTAACCACAGCCCGCTGTTGGGGGACGTGAGAGCAGCGCTCCAATGGAGTTTCTCGCCGTCGGGCGACGCGTCGATTGGAGTCACCCTCGGAGCCGGCGCGGCACCCTTATTCTTAAATTCGTCAATGCTAAGCGAATGCCAGCAATGGTGCCAAAAGGCAATATCAGCACTTGGCGAATCCGATCGGGGGACACAACGAGAACTTACGCTGCAAGCCTCGCTTGCCATGTCGTCTATGTTTGCTCAGGGCGACAGCAGAGAGGTGGCCGGCGCGCTCGAACGCGGAATTTCGCTCGCCGAGGCGTTGCGCGAAACAGAGCAGCTAATGCACTTGCTTGCCGGTCGTAATCTCCTTCGGATGCGCGCGGGAGATTTCGCCGGCGCGCTCGCGGCCGCTGTGCAGTATTCAGCCGCAGCCGCCGAGTTTGGCGGGCCGCGCGAGAAAGTCGTCGGTGAGTGGATGCTGGGGGGAAGCCATCATCTGCTCGGGAACCAAGCAGAGGCGCAGCAGCACTACGAGAGGGGTTTCGAGCGTGCGGCAGCTACCGCACTAGGCCGAAGCCAATACTTCGGCTTCGATCACGAACTCTGGGCTCGAGTTGGGCTTTCCAGAGCTTTATGGTTGCGCGGTTTTCCCTGCAGGGCGGCGGAATTTTCGCAAAGCGGCATCGAGTTCGCTCGACGAGAAGGCAATCCGGTGACGTTATCCATTTGTTTGATCTATGGCGCTGAGATTTTTCTCTGGCGCGGCGACGAGCATGTCGCGGCAGCACTCATCGATGAGCTGATAGCTGGCGCCGAAAAGCACTCGCTGGTTCCGTATCACGCGTGCGGTCTCGTCAGATTGGGCGAACTCCTGGTAGCGCGTGGTGAAACGTCCGCCGGCATTGCGCATCTGCGCCGCGCACGCTCGATACTGGCTGCTGAGCGCAACTATATTCTTTTCCCGGCGATTTCCCGCGCGTTGGCGGAAGGATTGCTTCGGGAAGGCGAGCCCGAGGAGGCGCTTGATCTTATTGAAGACGCCGTCACCAAAGCCGAGCGCGGAAGTGGGACGTTCGAGCTTCCCGATCTGCTTCGCACAAGCGCGAAGACGCTCTTGGCGCTGTCGCCACAACACTGGACGGCGGCTGAGAAGTCGCTCATGACATCAATCAACTTGGCCCGGAAGCAATCGTCTCCTGGATGGGAATTGCGCTCAGCAATTTTGCTATTCCGCTTGTGGACAGACCAGGGACGTGCGGACGCGGCGCGTGATATGCTGGCGGACATCTATGGGCGATATACAGAGGGGTTCGAGACGGCAGATTTGCGGGCAGCCCGCGCCCTCCTATCCACTTCAGCTTCAGATCAAGTGCGTCTTCATAGGTCCGGCTGCCGAGCAAGCTAA
- a CDS encoding sensor histidine kinase yields the protein MHDVSDHLGTEERDAKFRATTGVPASWSLTATARPQSAENFEAVLLAIAGHDLRQPLQVIQAAYERLGRGVRTSSEQLYLRSGQNAVDRLKEQLEQILAALRIQERAQRLELKPVCVHQVLRQACREIEQDALAKGVSIHMVSCGATIVSDSLLLGAVLRNLVNNAIKYTQPGGRILLGCRHSCSGIRIDIYDTGIGIPAENISRIFEAFTRLDAARCDGLGIGLFIVRQALSILGHRIDVASTPCRGSRFSIFVARDTKGE from the coding sequence ATGCACGACGTGAGCGACCATCTCGGGACGGAAGAACGCGACGCAAAGTTTCGAGCGACCACGGGGGTGCCGGCGTCCTGGAGTCTGACGGCCACTGCTAGGCCGCAGAGCGCCGAGAATTTTGAGGCGGTGCTGCTCGCCATAGCGGGTCACGACCTTCGCCAGCCGCTCCAGGTCATTCAGGCAGCCTACGAACGCCTTGGACGTGGCGTCCGAACAAGCTCCGAACAGCTATACCTGCGGTCCGGCCAAAATGCGGTCGATCGACTAAAGGAACAGCTCGAGCAAATACTGGCTGCGCTGCGCATCCAAGAACGTGCTCAGCGTCTCGAGCTTAAGCCTGTATGTGTCCATCAAGTTTTGCGGCAAGCCTGCCGGGAGATTGAGCAGGATGCGCTGGCCAAGGGCGTAAGCATTCACATGGTTTCCTGTGGGGCTACGATCGTGAGCGATAGCCTGCTGCTCGGCGCCGTCCTGCGCAATTTGGTCAACAACGCAATCAAGTACACCCAACCGGGTGGTCGCATCCTGCTCGGTTGCAGGCATTCCTGTTCAGGAATCCGGATCGATATATACGACACGGGCATTGGAATTCCTGCAGAAAACATTTCGAGAATCTTCGAAGCCTTTACCCGTCTTGATGCTGCGCGATGTGACGGCCTTGGCATCGGTCTCTTCATCGTTCGTCAGGCGCTCAGCATCCTGGGTCACCGCATCGACGTCGCTTCCACTCCCTGCCGCGGGTCTCGCTTCTCCATTTTCGTCGCACGCGACACGAAGGGCGAGTGA
- a CDS encoding nuclear transport factor 2 family protein, producing the protein MPSSPSSPDTPIPLPPLVAAFIEATNSVDLEQLMATFADDALVNDQLRDYWGKAAIRDWAERDIIGDRLTIAVTKIVSHYGNFILTANVDGNFDKRGLPDPLVLAFYFTPHHELIVQLIILRNRCDV; encoded by the coding sequence ATGCCCAGTTCGCCTTCGTCGCCCGATACGCCAATTCCGCTTCCTCCGCTCGTCGCTGCATTCATCGAGGCGACAAACAGCGTCGATTTGGAGCAGCTAATGGCCACATTCGCGGACGACGCCCTGGTCAACGATCAGTTGCGCGACTACTGGGGCAAAGCGGCCATCAGGGACTGGGCAGAGCGAGACATCATTGGCGATAGGCTGACGATCGCAGTCACGAAAATCGTGAGCCATTACGGAAATTTCATTCTCACTGCCAATGTTGATGGAAATTTCGACAAGCGCGGTCTACCGGACCCTCTTGTCCTCGCTTTTTATTTTACGCCACACCACGAACTTATTGTCCAATTGATCATCCTGCGCAATCGCTGCGATGTATGA
- a CDS encoding ATP-binding protein, whose product MNDHRHSLPEDALSFGPFSLFVTGRQLKRADDPIHLGGRALDLLIALVERAGEVVSYNELISSAWPNVTVFEANLRVQIGTLRKALNDGEDGTRYISNVSGRGYCFVAPVSHAIARPTTAEGNTDGELPRKLPQPLERMVGRDEVVRAVSEQLIMGRFVSIVGPGGIGKTTVAISVAHSLLKGFRGAVFFIDLGTLTNSQLVPTAVGSALGFMVQAHDPFGSLVTYLDEKKILLILDNCEHVIESASELAERVVNEAPQAYILATSREALRVEGEHVHLLYSLDCPPEHADTTAAEVMGYPAVQLFMDRAAAAGQRTALSEVDAPIVASICRRLDGIALAIELAASRAGSLGIRGIAELLDNRFSLLWHGRRTGVPRHQTMNAMLDWSYKLLPEQERVVLRRLSVFVGDFTVEAACSVASETKAEEASTIEALESLLTKSLISTTQESESAYYRLPETTRAYARAKLAERGEADCVARRHAEYYSRFLQRDEITNSRIGQHDFSLYAPHIGNVRAALGWALSDRGDPAFGTALVAQAAPLLLGLSLLEECRYFCEWALVARGDKSISAQTEIILQESLALAYMYTRGHDVSARAAIERGLELAETLKDKVRELQLLASLNLFLVRQRDVRGARAAVERGRSVAQAISDPAGLVWAEWMIGVSDYMKGDLASAQFHIEKGMSLDAEVGSHLVNNYFGIINRTGAMVALARVLWLRGFPDRALRTAQKAIDELSRGRHHPVSVCTSLLYGASVIFWTGNISKVRELVEQLIGYAERHALRPYRAGGLGLKGELQVASGEAQAGIESLREALEIMDAEQYNVVRAAAIGALAEGLRIIGQLEEALFTIDGAIAATHSGAEFDLPALLRIKGEILAARKDRESAKTCLRTSIAKAHAQQALSLELRSAMTLARLLREDGESVEARQCVANVYDRFTEGFDTLDLKLAHAMIAQDA is encoded by the coding sequence ATGAATGATCACCGACATTCCTTACCGGAGGATGCTCTTTCCTTTGGTCCGTTTAGTTTGTTTGTGACAGGCAGGCAGCTCAAACGGGCTGACGACCCGATACATCTGGGAGGCCGCGCGCTCGATCTCCTGATTGCTTTGGTGGAGCGTGCCGGCGAGGTCGTCAGCTACAACGAGTTGATCTCTAGCGCTTGGCCGAATGTAACGGTCTTTGAAGCAAATCTCCGCGTGCAGATCGGTACGCTGCGGAAGGCGCTGAACGACGGAGAGGACGGCACTCGATACATATCTAACGTCTCCGGTCGCGGTTATTGTTTTGTCGCACCAGTGTCACATGCGATAGCGCGCCCCACCACCGCCGAAGGAAATACGGACGGCGAGTTGCCCAGAAAGCTTCCGCAGCCATTGGAACGAATGGTCGGGCGGGATGAAGTTGTTCGAGCCGTATCCGAGCAGCTCATCATGGGACGCTTCGTGAGCATCGTGGGCCCAGGCGGAATAGGAAAGACGACGGTCGCCATTTCGGTTGCGCATTCGTTGCTGAAGGGCTTTCGTGGCGCCGTTTTCTTTATCGATCTGGGCACGTTGACAAATTCTCAACTCGTGCCGACGGCGGTCGGCTCGGCGCTCGGCTTCATGGTTCAGGCTCATGACCCTTTCGGCAGCCTTGTAACATATCTGGACGAAAAGAAGATTCTGCTGATTCTTGACAACTGTGAGCACGTGATCGAATCGGCTTCCGAGTTGGCAGAACGCGTCGTCAACGAGGCGCCACAAGCGTATATCCTCGCGACCAGCCGCGAGGCGCTTCGTGTCGAAGGTGAACATGTCCACTTGTTGTACTCACTTGATTGTCCGCCAGAGCATGCCGATACAACCGCCGCCGAAGTGATGGGATATCCAGCTGTCCAACTCTTCATGGATCGGGCAGCGGCGGCTGGCCAAAGAACAGCGTTGAGCGAAGTTGACGCACCGATCGTCGCCTCGATCTGTCGCCGACTTGATGGAATTGCGCTAGCGATCGAACTCGCGGCCAGTCGCGCAGGCTCTCTCGGGATTCGTGGAATTGCGGAACTGCTCGACAATCGCTTCAGCCTGCTTTGGCACGGACGCCGAACCGGGGTGCCCCGGCACCAAACCATGAACGCGATGCTTGATTGGAGTTACAAACTCCTTCCCGAGCAGGAACGGGTTGTTCTTCGCAGGCTCTCGGTGTTCGTCGGGGATTTCACGGTTGAGGCAGCCTGCTCGGTTGCGTCGGAGACAAAGGCAGAAGAAGCGAGCACTATCGAGGCTCTCGAAAGCCTACTCACGAAGTCACTAATATCGACGACTCAAGAATCCGAATCGGCATACTATCGGTTGCCCGAAACGACACGCGCATATGCCCGAGCAAAACTCGCTGAACGGGGTGAAGCAGATTGCGTCGCGCGCCGCCATGCGGAATATTATTCAAGGTTTCTGCAACGCGACGAGATTACCAACTCGAGGATCGGCCAGCACGATTTCTCGCTATATGCCCCACACATAGGCAACGTGCGCGCGGCGCTGGGGTGGGCACTGTCGGATCGTGGCGACCCTGCCTTTGGAACAGCTCTCGTCGCGCAAGCGGCGCCGTTGCTATTGGGCTTATCTCTACTGGAAGAGTGTAGATACTTTTGCGAATGGGCTTTGGTCGCTCGCGGTGATAAAAGCATTAGCGCGCAAACGGAGATAATTCTTCAGGAATCCTTAGCGCTCGCGTATATGTACACTCGCGGACACGACGTCAGCGCTCGCGCCGCGATCGAGCGCGGGCTCGAACTTGCCGAGACGCTCAAGGACAAGGTGCGAGAGTTGCAGCTCTTGGCGAGCTTGAATCTGTTCCTGGTCCGGCAACGTGACGTTCGCGGCGCGCGAGCGGCTGTCGAACGTGGAAGAAGCGTGGCGCAAGCAATCTCTGACCCTGCCGGCCTTGTCTGGGCCGAGTGGATGATAGGTGTTTCGGATTACATGAAAGGAGATCTCGCTTCAGCGCAGTTTCATATCGAAAAGGGAATGTCACTTGACGCCGAAGTCGGCTCACACCTCGTCAACAACTACTTTGGAATCATCAATCGTACAGGAGCCATGGTGGCTCTTGCCCGAGTTTTGTGGCTGCGCGGCTTTCCGGATCGGGCGCTCAGAACGGCACAAAAAGCAATCGATGAATTGAGCCGTGGCCGACACCACCCCGTATCCGTTTGCACGTCCCTTCTCTACGGCGCCTCGGTCATTTTCTGGACCGGGAATATCTCCAAGGTCCGGGAGTTGGTCGAACAGTTGATAGGGTACGCCGAAAGACACGCTCTGCGGCCCTATCGCGCCGGGGGGCTTGGGCTAAAGGGCGAACTTCAGGTAGCCAGTGGCGAGGCGCAAGCGGGAATAGAGTCATTGAGGGAAGCTTTAGAAATAATGGACGCCGAGCAATACAACGTGGTTCGTGCCGCAGCCATAGGAGCGCTCGCAGAAGGTCTTCGAATAATCGGGCAGTTGGAAGAAGCGCTATTCACGATCGATGGTGCAATTGCCGCAACCCATTCAGGCGCGGAGTTTGACCTGCCTGCACTGCTGCGTATCAAGGGAGAAATCCTCGCAGCGCGAAAGGACCGTGAATCCGCCAAGACATGTTTGAGGACGTCGATTGCAAAGGCCCACGCGCAACAAGCGCTCAGCCTTGAACTCAGGTCGGCAATGACCTTGGCACGCCTTCTTCGGGAAGACGGCGAGAGTGTCGAGGCCCGTCAATGCGTGGCCAATGTCTATGACCGTTTCACGGAAGGTTTCGATACGTTGGATCTGAAATTGGCGCATGCGATGATCGCGCAAGACGCATAA